CCTGGCCGGACACCTCCTGCAGCGTGCCTGCCGACGGCGTCTCGAACACCGCCTCCAGCTTGTACGGCCCGGACTTGCGGGCCCGCACGCTGTAGACCATCCCGCGCACGGGGTCGTACCGCCAGTTCTCGTCGACGTCCTGGAGGCCGCGCGGCTTGCCGTAGACCGGCAGCCAGTTGTCCACCCAGTTGATCGGCTCGATCTCGACGGTCTTCACCTCGCCGCCGCCCGGGTCGCCGGGCTGCCCGGGCAGCTCGCCGTTCGCGGGCACGCCCTCCGGCATGTTCCCGCCCAGCTCCCAGCCCTTGTCCGGCACGTACTGGCGCAGCGTCATCGCCCGCAGGTACAGCGACGCGGACGGCAGGTCGTGCACCCGGAACAGCTCGCGCGGCGCGCCCTGGTTGAGCATGCCGCGCAACTGGGTCATCGGGTCGATGCCGAGGCCGCCGTTGCCACCGGCGATCTCCTCGCCGGTGCCCGGCAGCCTGCCGACCGTGCCGACCAGCGTCAGGCTCGCGCCGGCCACCAGCGCGACCACCACGGCCAGCCCGGCCACGGCGGTCGCCGCCGGACCGGACCCGCTCTGCCCGCCGTTCGGCAGCCTGCCGCGCCACGCCTCGTGCCGGTGCTGGCCGTCGACGGCCAGCAGCAGGGCGAACGCGCCCGCGCCGAACACGAACGTCCACAGCGGCAGCATCTCGTCGGCCAGCGACGCCGGCACCGCGAACACGCACAGCAGCACCAGCCCGGACGCGGCGGGCGCGGCCGCGCTGACGGCCAGCGTGTCCACCAGGATCGCGACGACCCCGATCGCCACCATCACCAGGCAGCGCATGGCCGGGCTGTCCGGCACCGGCGGCACGCCGGTCTGCACCTCGGACATCGCGTCGGCCAGCACGGTCACCAGGTCCTGGAGCGACTGCGGACCGGGCAGCACGATCAGCACGCCGCTGCGGGTGAAGATCGTCACCAGCAGGCACAGCAGCGCCAGCACCTGGCCGAGGCCGACCACCGGGGCGGGCAGCCTGGTCGCTCGCAACAGCACCCCGGCGCCGCCGACGACCGCGATCGCCACGGCCAGGTACACCAGCCACAGCACGCCGTCGATGACGCTCGACAACGCCGTGGCCGCGCACAGCGTCGCCAGGCCGGCCACCGCGGGCGTCGCGCTGACCACCCAGTTGCCGCCCGTGCCGACGGTCGCCCTGCCGCTCATCCGCCCCACCTCCGCGCACGCACCACGGCCGCTTCGCCGATCACCTGACGCACGTCCGCGCGCACCACGGCCGCCTCGCCGATCACCTAACCCACCTCCGTGCGCACCACGGGCCCGCGGTTGCCCGCGCTGTGGCACAGCTCCTGCCACACCTGCCCCATCGGCGTCGACGGGCGCGCCACGACCACGCCCCACCCGGCGCCGCTGAGCAGCCGCTGGGCCTCGGCCGGGTCGGGTGCCGGGTCCTCCGAAGCGGCCGCCCACGCCCGGACGTCCAGCACCACCGCGAGGCTGCGCGTGCCGCGCGGCCGGTTGCGGATCAGCGAGTCGACCACGGCGGGCGTGCAGCCGCCGAGGACGGCGATCACCTCCTGGCCCGCGCCGGGGTCCACGCCGACGGCCGGCTCGCGGCGGTGCGACGGCGGCAGCGCGGCCAGCGCGTCCAGCACCACCGAGTCGCTGTACCCGCTGTCGCCCGGCCCGCCCGCCAGCACCCGGCCGTCGTCGCCGACCAGCCGCACCTGGTGGCCGAACCGGTGCAGGTGCAGGCACACGGACGCGGCCATCGACACCGCCCACTCCAGGCTCGCGCCGGGACCGCTGCCCCGGTGCGCGACCAGCCGGTGGTCCAGCAGCACGGTCGTGCCGCCGCGCCACGGCCGCTCCTCGACGCGCACCATCAGCTCGTCCCGCCGCGCGGTCGAGCGCCAGTGCACCTTCCGCAGGTCGTCGCCGTGCCGGTAGGGGCGCACCACCGCGTCGTCCTCGCCCTGACCGGCGCGCAGCCGGATCGAGCCGTCGTCACCGGAGCCCATGCCGGAACCGCTCGGCAGGCCGGCGAGCCCCACCACCCGCGGCACCACGACCAGCCGGCTGCGCCCCGCCATCTCGCGGTCGAACTCGGCCAGGCCGAACGGGTCGGTGATCCGGGCCATCAGCGGGCCGACCTGCTGCACGCCGCGCATCACCGGCTTGAGCGGGTACCGCAGCACGGTCACCGTGTTGCGCGGCAGCCGCTCCACCACGAACCGCGGGCGCGCGCCCAGCGCGTACGGCACCGCGTCCTCCAGCAGCAGCCCGCCGGTCGGCAGCCGCCCGGCGCTGCGCAGCTCCACCCGCACGTCGGTGGCCGAACCCACCTGGACGCGGCTCGGGTGCAGGAACCGGTTCGCGTGCAGGCCGACCCTGGCCCGCTGCGCCAGCCACGCCGCCAGCAGCGGCAGGGCCACCACGAACGCCGCCACGCGCAGCAGGTCCCGCTCGTTCAGCACGATCGCGCAC
This genomic window from Saccharothrix sp. HUAS TT1 contains:
- a CDS encoding DUF58 domain-containing protein, producing the protein MRGALSGLTTRGRCLLAAGFAAGLCAIVLNERDLLRVAAFVVALPLLAAWLAQRARVGLHANRFLHPSRVQVGSATDVRVELRSAGRLPTGGLLLEDAVPYALGARPRFVVERLPRNTVTVLRYPLKPVMRGVQQVGPLMARITDPFGLAEFDREMAGRSRLVVVPRVVGLAGLPSGSGMGSGDDGSIRLRAGQGEDDAVVRPYRHGDDLRKVHWRSTARRDELMVRVEERPWRGGTTVLLDHRLVAHRGSGPGASLEWAVSMAASVCLHLHRFGHQVRLVGDDGRVLAGGPGDSGYSDSVVLDALAALPPSHRREPAVGVDPGAGQEVIAVLGGCTPAVVDSLIRNRPRGTRSLAVVLDVRAWAAASEDPAPDPAEAQRLLSGAGWGVVVARPSTPMGQVWQELCHSAGNRGPVVRTEVG